Proteins encoded in a region of the Acidimicrobiia bacterium genome:
- the dnaE gene encoding DNA polymerase III subunit alpha — protein sequence MARDSFAHLHVHTEFSMLDGAARVNDLVRAVEADGQPAVAITDHGAMYGVVDFYKAATAVGVKPIIGVEAYVTPGSRFDRPARAENVRHHMTLLAENEVGYRNLMQLVSKSYLEGYYYKPRMDLDLLSRHSEGLIATSGCLGGHVPSLLAPDASREEGNRQMSRDMKGAVAAAAMYQDIFGRDNFFIELGDHGIEAQRRILPDLVDISARIGAPLLAANDSHYITAEDAAAHDVLLCIQTGSTLDDASRFRFEGTGLYVKTAREMRNLFPEDRFPGATSNTLWVAERANVELEFGKILLPVFPVPEGHTELSYLRELVEEGARHRYGDPLPDDARERIEHELRIIEEMGFPAYFLIVWDLIRYATEQRIRVGPGRGSAAGSIIAYCLKITALDPLQYGMIFERFLNPGRREMPDIDMDFDERYRGELIRYAAEKYGSDHVAQIITFSTIKGKQAIRDAARVLGHPYGLGDRVAKLMPPAILGKEASLEQCLTPPPPDADVTVKDWYSNASGLREAYDAEAEVRQVVDAAKGLEGLRRQDSIHAAAVVIAPEPLTGLVPIQQKGEGSEIVTQYEMHGIADLGLLKMDFLGLRTLAIIERTLELIEGSGGGLIDIDNVPLDDEKTFEMIRATDTIGVFQLEGSAMRSLIRSLQPDVFDHIVATNALFRPGPMGQNMHYEYAERKNGRKPVEYPHPATQPFLESTYGIIVYQEQVMQVARDIAGYSMAEADNLRKAMGKKIKSVMEAEKQKFVEGCAAQGHPASLGRELWDAIEPFAGYGFNIPHSACYAYIAYQTAYLKAHYPAEYMAAILTSTKKDKDRTALYLGESRSMGVDVLVPDVNESEVDFTVRDGKVRFGLSAVRNVGEGVVERIIEARTTGGPFVDFQDFADRVDVSALNRRTVESLIKAGAFDALGLTRKGLILTFEQVLESTIARRRKEDLGQFSLFGGQEEVFTEVVEVPDGEWDKRTKLGFEKEMLGLFISDHPLLGVEGLLRRQTTCGIPDLMDLTDGASIMVGGLVSGINRRFTRSGDQMIYFTLEDLAGSVEVVAFPRTVNEFGPLIREDAILLVRGRLDHRGEDVKVMGHAIEEPHLEPDGAVTLEIPARLLSAERVKQLKDVLINHPGPAPVYLHMTTDTGHKVLKLGDDHRVEPRSDLYAELRELFGQKAIL from the coding sequence ATGGCCCGCGACAGCTTCGCTCACCTCCACGTTCACACCGAGTTCTCGATGCTCGATGGAGCGGCTCGTGTAAACGACCTGGTCCGTGCGGTCGAGGCGGACGGACAACCGGCTGTGGCCATCACCGATCACGGGGCCATGTACGGCGTCGTCGATTTCTACAAGGCGGCGACCGCAGTGGGTGTCAAGCCGATCATCGGCGTGGAAGCCTATGTGACGCCGGGCAGCAGATTCGACCGTCCGGCTCGCGCCGAGAACGTCAGACACCACATGACGCTGCTGGCCGAGAACGAGGTTGGATATCGCAACCTGATGCAACTGGTCAGCAAGTCCTACCTCGAGGGCTACTACTACAAGCCGCGCATGGATCTGGACCTGCTCAGCCGCCATTCCGAAGGTCTGATCGCTACGTCCGGTTGCCTGGGCGGCCATGTGCCGAGCCTGCTGGCCCCGGATGCCTCGCGTGAAGAGGGGAACCGGCAAATGAGCCGGGACATGAAAGGGGCCGTTGCGGCTGCCGCCATGTACCAGGACATCTTCGGCCGCGACAACTTCTTCATCGAACTCGGAGACCACGGCATCGAGGCCCAGCGGCGGATCCTGCCCGACCTGGTCGATATCTCCGCCAGGATCGGCGCACCCCTCCTGGCCGCCAACGACTCTCACTACATCACGGCCGAGGATGCCGCCGCTCACGACGTCTTGCTGTGCATTCAGACCGGGTCGACGCTCGACGATGCCAGCAGGTTCCGGTTCGAAGGTACGGGACTGTATGTCAAGACTGCTCGGGAGATGCGGAACCTCTTTCCGGAGGACAGGTTCCCCGGCGCGACTTCGAACACGCTCTGGGTTGCCGAACGGGCCAACGTGGAACTCGAGTTCGGCAAGATCTTGCTGCCGGTGTTCCCGGTTCCCGAGGGACACACCGAACTGTCCTACCTCCGGGAGCTGGTGGAGGAGGGTGCCCGGCACCGATACGGCGATCCACTGCCGGACGATGCACGCGAGCGCATCGAGCATGAGCTGCGGATCATCGAAGAGATGGGATTCCCGGCCTACTTCCTGATCGTCTGGGATCTGATCCGATATGCGACCGAGCAACGGATTCGAGTCGGGCCGGGACGGGGTAGCGCAGCCGGATCGATCATCGCCTACTGCCTGAAGATCACGGCACTGGACCCCCTTCAGTACGGAATGATCTTCGAGCGATTCCTCAACCCGGGCCGTCGCGAGATGCCGGACATCGACATGGACTTCGACGAGCGTTACCGGGGCGAGCTGATTCGCTACGCGGCGGAGAAGTACGGATCCGATCACGTCGCCCAGATCATCACTTTCTCGACGATCAAAGGGAAGCAGGCGATCCGCGACGCGGCGCGCGTGTTGGGGCACCCGTACGGACTGGGTGACCGGGTGGCCAAGCTCATGCCGCCGGCCATTCTCGGCAAAGAGGCCTCCCTCGAGCAGTGTCTGACCCCTCCGCCGCCGGATGCCGACGTGACCGTCAAGGACTGGTATTCAAATGCTTCCGGTTTGCGTGAGGCGTACGACGCCGAAGCAGAGGTCCGGCAGGTCGTCGACGCGGCGAAAGGCCTCGAGGGTCTGCGTCGCCAGGACTCCATTCACGCCGCCGCGGTCGTCATCGCCCCTGAGCCGCTGACCGGACTGGTCCCGATTCAGCAGAAGGGCGAAGGGTCGGAGATCGTCACTCAGTACGAGATGCACGGGATCGCCGATCTCGGGCTGTTGAAGATGGACTTCCTCGGCCTCAGGACACTCGCCATCATCGAACGGACGCTCGAGTTGATCGAGGGTTCCGGCGGCGGGTTGATCGACATCGACAATGTGCCTCTCGACGACGAGAAGACGTTCGAGATGATCAGGGCGACGGACACGATCGGGGTCTTCCAACTCGAGGGTTCTGCGATGCGATCACTCATCCGCTCGCTCCAACCCGACGTCTTCGATCACATCGTTGCAACCAACGCCCTGTTTCGCCCGGGCCCGATGGGGCAAAACATGCACTACGAGTATGCCGAGCGGAAGAACGGACGAAAGCCGGTCGAGTATCCCCATCCGGCCACGCAGCCGTTCCTCGAGTCGACCTACGGCATCATCGTCTATCAGGAACAGGTCATGCAGGTGGCGCGCGACATCGCCGGCTACTCGATGGCCGAAGCGGACAATCTTCGCAAGGCAATGGGCAAGAAGATCAAGTCCGTCATGGAAGCCGAGAAGCAGAAGTTCGTCGAGGGATGTGCCGCCCAAGGACATCCGGCCAGTCTCGGCCGCGAACTCTGGGACGCCATCGAACCCTTCGCCGGCTACGGCTTCAACATCCCCCATAGCGCCTGCTACGCCTACATCGCCTATCAGACGGCATATCTGAAGGCCCATTATCCGGCCGAGTACATGGCCGCCATCTTGACGTCGACGAAAAAGGACAAGGACCGCACCGCGCTGTATCTCGGTGAGTCCCGCAGCATGGGTGTCGACGTGCTGGTACCGGACGTCAACGAATCGGAGGTCGATTTCACGGTTCGGGACGGCAAGGTGCGGTTCGGGTTGTCGGCGGTCCGAAACGTCGGAGAGGGCGTCGTCGAGCGCATAATCGAAGCCAGGACGACCGGCGGTCCGTTCGTCGACTTCCAGGACTTCGCCGATCGCGTCGATGTCTCTGCACTCAACCGCCGGACCGTCGAGTCCCTCATCAAGGCCGGGGCTTTCGACGCGCTGGGGCTGACCCGGAAGGGCTTGATCCTCACCTTCGAGCAGGTACTCGAGTCGACGATTGCCCGGCGGCGAAAAGAGGATCTCGGACAGTTCAGCCTGTTTGGAGGACAGGAGGAGGTGTTCACGGAGGTCGTTGAGGTTCCAGACGGTGAGTGGGACAAGCGAACGAAACTGGGTTTCGAGAAAGAGATGCTCGGCCTGTTCATCTCCGACCATCCGCTGCTCGGCGTCGAAGGATTGTTGCGCCGTCAGACCACGTGCGGGATACCGGACCTCATGGACCTCACCGACGGCGCTTCGATCATGGTCGGTGGTCTCGTCTCCGGCATAAATCGACGATTCACCCGCAGCGGCGATCAGATGATCTACTTCACGCTCGAGGATCTCGCCGGTTCTGTGGAGGTTGTGGCCTTTCCGCGCACCGTCAATGAGTTCGGACCCCTGATCCGCGAGGATGCGATCCTGCTCGTCAGAGGTCGTCTCGATCACCGCGGCGAAGATGTGAAGGTGATGGGCCACGCGATCGAGGAGCCGCATCTCGAACCGGACGGGGCGGTCACTCTCGAAATTCCGGCGCGTCTCCTCTCGGCCGAGAGGGTGAAGCAGTTGAAGGACGTCCTGATCAACCATCCCGGACCGGCCCCGGTTTACCTGCATATGACCACCGATACCGGCCACAAGGTCTTGAAGCTCGGCGACGACCATCGCGTCGAACCGCGCTCCGATCTCTATGCCGAGTTGCGCGAGCTGTTCGGCCAGAAGGCGATCCTCTGA
- a CDS encoding rhomboid family intramembrane serine protease — MNRPTPVAFGLIGVAVLLFVAPRVIPGLTDTTVRWARDLIEQYAAQANWLVADGEWWRILSAAFLHGSSTHLLFNMWALYVFGPELERQLGSAAFAVLYLSTAAAGGATAYFLSDEITLLVGASGAIFGLFGVWLVGSWRVRHTRAGAALYRQLLVLLGINAVFSFAVPRISWQGHLGGFVAGLLIGYLWGLVPQKTASTRAGIAAGVGIVSLLAVILA; from the coding sequence ATGAACCGTCCGACTCCCGTCGCATTCGGTTTGATCGGCGTCGCCGTTTTGCTGTTCGTCGCGCCGCGGGTGATTCCCGGATTGACGGACACAACGGTCAGGTGGGCCCGGGATCTGATCGAGCAATATGCCGCGCAGGCGAACTGGCTGGTCGCGGACGGGGAGTGGTGGAGGATCCTCAGCGCCGCCTTCCTGCACGGAAGCTCGACCCATCTCCTGTTCAACATGTGGGCTCTGTACGTGTTCGGACCGGAACTCGAACGCCAGCTCGGCTCGGCCGCCTTCGCGGTCTTGTATCTGTCGACTGCCGCCGCCGGGGGAGCGACCGCCTACTTCCTCAGCGACGAAATCACTCTGCTGGTTGGCGCTTCCGGTGCCATATTCGGACTGTTCGGCGTATGGCTGGTCGGGTCGTGGCGGGTTCGGCACACGCGAGCCGGTGCTGCCCTGTACAGGCAGCTGCTCGTGCTCCTCGGGATCAATGCGGTGTTCTCTTTCGCGGTGCCCCGTATCTCCTGGCAGGGGCATCTGGGGGGTTTCGTGGCGGGGCTCCTCATCGGATACCTGTGGGGGCTGGTTCCGCAGAAAACCGCGTCGACCCGTGCCGGCATAGCTGCAGGTGTTGGGATCGTTTCTCTGCTCGCCGTTATTCTGGCGTGA
- a CDS encoding DUF2090 domain-containing protein, producing MRDELFILAFDHRGSFKSKMFGITGRNETAEEAAALRDAKRLVYEGALKAVEDGLSPDLVGVLVDEEMGADVARDAKARGIRLAMPVEKSGQPLFDFEYGEAFGDHITEFDADFAKVLVRWNPDDDPEDNRAQGEKLKRLGDWLRDHGKTYLFELLVPATDRQLSLVESGADYDAEIRPYLTLQSIRQILDAGVEPDIWKIEGLDRRRSCELLSRLIRSDGRDDVIAVVLGRGADDAKVDHWLRMGSGVPGYAGFAIGRSIWWAGVEGFKDGKISRAEAVASIAASYRRFIDVYKGS from the coding sequence ATGCGTGACGAGCTCTTCATCCTCGCCTTCGACCACCGGGGCAGCTTCAAGTCGAAGATGTTCGGAATCACCGGTCGCAACGAGACCGCCGAGGAAGCCGCCGCCCTGCGAGATGCCAAGCGCCTCGTATACGAAGGCGCTCTCAAAGCCGTCGAGGACGGCCTGTCCCCGGATCTGGTCGGCGTTCTGGTCGACGAGGAGATGGGTGCCGACGTGGCTCGCGATGCCAAAGCGCGCGGTATCAGACTGGCGATGCCGGTGGAGAAATCCGGCCAGCCCCTCTTCGACTTCGAATATGGGGAGGCGTTCGGCGATCACATCACCGAGTTCGACGCCGATTTCGCAAAGGTGCTCGTGCGCTGGAACCCTGATGACGACCCCGAAGACAACCGCGCCCAGGGCGAGAAGCTCAAGCGGCTTGGAGACTGGCTCCGGGATCACGGCAAGACCTACCTCTTCGAGCTTCTGGTCCCGGCGACCGACCGGCAACTCTCCCTCGTCGAATCGGGAGCGGACTACGACGCCGAGATCCGCCCGTATCTAACCCTTCAGTCGATCCGGCAGATTCTCGATGCCGGCGTCGAGCCGGACATCTGGAAGATCGAGGGCCTCGATCGACGTCGCAGCTGCGAGCTCCTTTCGCGGCTCATCAGGTCGGATGGACGCGACGACGTTATCGCGGTAGTCCTGGGACGCGGAGCCGACGACGCAAAGGTCGACCACTGGCTCCGAATGGGTTCGGGCGTTCCCGGATACGCGGGATTCGCCATCGGCCGTTCCATCTGGTGGGCCGGCGTGGAAGGCTTCAAAGACGGGAAGATCAGCCGTGCCGAGGCAGTCGCCTCCATCGCCGCCAGCTACCGGCGCTTCATCGACGTCTACAAGGGCAGTTGA
- a CDS encoding 6-phosphofructokinase, whose translation MRIGILTGGGDVPGLNPCIKAVVNRVADRGHEVVGIRRGWAGVLEHNPEDPASAAQHFLDLTPEVVRTIDRTGGTMLHTSRTNPQRVQTRDVPDFLLGSIDGDGPHDLTPHTLRVLNDQQLDVLIPIGGDDTLSFGQRLHEEGFPVIAIPKTMDNDVHGTEYCIGFSTAITRGVQFITNLRTATGSHERIAVVELFGRNSGETSLVTAYLSGVDRALISEVPFDIDRLAAFLVEDRARNPSKYAILTISEGAQMIGGDIIETGEADAYGHRKLGGIGEVTARLIKERTGISIIEQRLGYLMRSGSPDSLDLMVAINYAVMAADLAMEGATGRMVSLRGGTYTSVPISVTAEGVKRVDVDELYDRDEYRPKVRHVSGKPMFLY comes from the coding sequence ATGCGAATCGGAATCCTTACCGGCGGCGGTGACGTCCCCGGCCTCAATCCTTGCATCAAAGCCGTAGTCAACCGGGTTGCGGACCGCGGTCACGAGGTAGTCGGCATCCGACGCGGATGGGCCGGTGTTCTGGAACACAACCCCGAGGATCCCGCCTCCGCCGCGCAGCACTTCCTCGACCTGACGCCCGAAGTTGTGCGCACCATCGACCGGACCGGCGGGACCATGCTGCACACCTCCCGGACGAATCCTCAGAGAGTTCAAACGAGGGATGTGCCCGACTTCCTGTTGGGGAGCATCGACGGGGACGGCCCGCACGACCTGACGCCCCATACCTTGCGTGTGCTGAACGATCAGCAACTCGATGTGCTGATACCCATCGGCGGTGACGACACCCTCTCCTTCGGCCAGCGCCTCCACGAAGAGGGTTTCCCCGTGATCGCCATTCCGAAGACGATGGACAACGATGTTCACGGCACCGAGTACTGCATCGGTTTCTCGACCGCCATCACCCGCGGAGTCCAGTTCATCACGAATCTGCGCACGGCCACCGGCTCACATGAGCGCATCGCGGTAGTCGAGTTGTTCGGCCGTAACAGCGGCGAGACCTCACTGGTCACGGCCTACCTGTCCGGTGTGGACCGTGCCCTCATCTCCGAGGTCCCCTTCGACATCGACCGCCTGGCCGCCTTCCTGGTCGAGGACCGCGCCAGGAACCCGAGCAAGTACGCCATCCTGACGATCTCCGAGGGTGCGCAAATGATCGGCGGTGACATCATCGAGACGGGCGAGGCAGACGCGTACGGTCATCGCAAGCTCGGCGGTATCGGCGAGGTGACGGCGCGGCTCATCAAGGAGCGCACCGGCATCTCGATAATCGAGCAGCGGCTCGGCTACCTGATGCGGTCGGGTAGTCCCGATTCCCTCGACCTGATGGTGGCCATCAACTACGCGGTGATGGCGGCCGACCTCGCAATGGAAGGCGCAACCGGTCGCATGGTGTCGCTGCGAGGCGGGACCTACACCAGCGTGCCCATCTCGGTCACCGCCGAAGGCGTCAAGCGGGTCGACGTCGACGAACTCTACGATCGCGACGAGTACCGGCCGAAAGTCCGCCATGTGAGCGGCAAGCCGATGTTCCTGTACTGA
- a CDS encoding ArsA-related P-loop ATPase gives MSSVRFIVVSGKGGVGRSAVSAALALRAARTGMRVLVVSMTESVGLAEHLGVDHLGPEHVEIHAGLSALQIERPAALDEYLRLQVGIPKFARLGPLATAFDALASAAPGIREIVTMGKALYEVRRGDTWDLVVADGPPIGQIGSHLRAPRTVSDLVPTGRIREQAAWMAEFLADAEKSALILVTLAEELPALETAEAVTWLRNSELITTHSIVTNRVLEPLEVSAAAFSDDGPVRDAAVLHRGLTEEQARWLERTPDGPRLPYLFGATGPAEVATRLADLVVLP, from the coding sequence ATGTCATCCGTGAGGTTCATCGTCGTCTCGGGGAAGGGGGGTGTGGGCCGGTCGGCCGTCTCGGCCGCCCTGGCACTGCGCGCCGCCCGGACCGGCATGAGGGTGCTGGTCGTGTCGATGACCGAGTCGGTGGGCCTGGCCGAGCATCTCGGCGTGGACCACCTGGGTCCGGAGCACGTCGAAATACACGCCGGCCTTTCCGCCCTGCAGATCGAACGGCCCGCCGCCCTCGACGAGTACTTGCGGCTGCAGGTGGGCATCCCCAAGTTCGCCAGGCTCGGACCGCTGGCAACGGCCTTCGACGCGCTGGCGTCGGCGGCTCCGGGAATCCGTGAGATCGTCACGATGGGCAAGGCGCTCTATGAGGTTCGGAGGGGCGATACGTGGGATCTCGTCGTTGCAGACGGCCCGCCTATCGGTCAGATCGGGTCCCATCTTCGAGCCCCACGGACAGTTTCCGATCTCGTTCCGACCGGCCGCATCCGCGAACAGGCCGCCTGGATGGCCGAGTTCCTGGCCGACGCGGAGAAATCTGCGCTGATCCTGGTCACCCTCGCGGAGGAACTCCCGGCGCTCGAGACGGCGGAGGCGGTGACCTGGCTGCGCAACTCCGAACTGATAACCACGCACTCAATAGTCACCAACCGGGTCCTGGAACCCTTGGAGGTATCCGCCGCCGCGTTTTCCGACGACGGACCGGTGCGCGACGCAGCCGTGCTCCACCGGGGTTTGACCGAAGAGCAAGCACGCTGGCTCGAGAGAACACCGGACGGACCCCGCCTGCCCTATCTCTTCGGAGCGACCGGACCTGCAGAAGTCGCGACGCGCCTGGCCGACCTGGTGGTGCTGCCGTGA
- a CDS encoding RluA family pseudouridine synthase — MAEFQHRRQRHSGGGGSARSGGTPARLIRAVPADLAGERADKIIAVLAGISRSAASDLIEGGRVEAEGKPVSRRERLGAGVVLSFPEPSSPVGLQPDESVPFTVPYEDEWIAIIDKPAGVVVHPGAGRDTGTLAAGVLARWPEVRGVGETDRWGVVHRLDRETSGLLLIAKEAPVLARLQAAIASREVSRRYYALVHGRLDMTTGTIDAPIGRDPSRATRMAVVVEGRPARTHYTLKSVWGDRVSLLDISLETGRTHQIRVHLASIGHPVFDDRAYGKGGAASGAGRLWLHAHHLELDHPETGARLIVDSPLPPELSRSLEALGEPDVGPDDG; from the coding sequence ATGGCCGAATTTCAACATCGCAGACAGCGCCATAGTGGTGGGGGCGGTTCTGCTCGTTCTGGCGGCACTCCGGCGCGGCTGATTCGGGCGGTACCCGCCGACCTGGCCGGAGAACGCGCCGACAAGATCATTGCGGTTCTGGCCGGCATCAGCCGGTCGGCCGCGTCCGACCTGATCGAGGGTGGTCGGGTGGAGGCGGAAGGGAAGCCAGTCTCCCGGAGGGAGCGTCTCGGCGCCGGAGTCGTGTTGAGCTTTCCCGAACCTTCCTCGCCCGTCGGACTCCAGCCGGATGAATCCGTACCGTTCACGGTCCCATACGAGGACGAATGGATTGCCATTATCGACAAGCCTGCCGGAGTGGTCGTACATCCGGGAGCCGGGAGAGACACCGGCACGCTGGCGGCAGGAGTTCTCGCTCGCTGGCCTGAAGTCAGAGGGGTCGGCGAAACAGACCGCTGGGGAGTCGTACACCGCCTCGATCGAGAGACATCGGGCCTGCTGCTGATCGCCAAGGAAGCCCCGGTGCTGGCTCGGCTGCAGGCCGCCATCGCCTCCAGGGAGGTCTCCCGCCGGTATTACGCGCTCGTCCACGGGCGGCTCGACATGACCACCGGGACGATCGATGCTCCGATCGGTCGGGATCCGTCACGCGCAACACGAATGGCGGTGGTGGTGGAGGGAAGGCCGGCTCGTACCCACTACACGCTCAAATCGGTGTGGGGCGACCGTGTTTCCCTACTCGACATCTCGCTCGAGACCGGGCGCACCCATCAGATAAGGGTTCATCTCGCCTCCATAGGTCATCCCGTTTTCGACGATCGTGCCTATGGAAAGGGCGGGGCAGCGTCGGGAGCCGGCAGGTTGTGGCTACACGCCCATCATCTCGAACTGGATCATCCCGAAACCGGCGCCCGCCTGATCGTGGACTCGCCCCTTCCGCCGGAGTTGTCAAGGTCGCTCGAAGCACTCGGTGAGCCCGACGTCGGGCCGGACGATGGTTGA
- a CDS encoding ATP-dependent 6-phosphofructokinase, translated as MSGVIGVLTAGGDCPGLNAVIRAVVGRAGEHYDAEVVGVQNGWEGLMNGRTRPLDRDSVRGILSRGGTILGTSRMDPYVHGDGYESVRRTIESNGIESLIVIGGDGTLRTALKLSEEGLSVVGVPKTIDNDIAATDYTFGFDTALSIATEAVDRIATTAESHNRIMLVEVMGRTKGWIATYAAIAGGADGLLIPEVPYDLDDIAAALKRRHRQGRTYSVVVVAEGVAPPDGVSVDHPVDAFGFERLGGVAYQIAPELESRTGFETRVTVLGHLQRGGTPTAFDRVLGTRFGAAAVDLALAGQSRVMVAVRADEMVSVPLTEACESVRGVDEDLYGLAATFFS; from the coding sequence ATGAGCGGGGTCATCGGCGTCCTGACCGCAGGAGGGGACTGTCCCGGCTTGAACGCAGTGATCCGCGCCGTCGTCGGCCGGGCCGGCGAGCACTACGACGCAGAAGTCGTCGGAGTTCAAAACGGTTGGGAAGGCCTGATGAACGGGCGCACCCGGCCCCTCGACAGGGACAGCGTGCGCGGCATCCTGTCGCGCGGCGGGACGATCCTCGGCACCTCGAGGATGGACCCCTATGTGCACGGAGACGGGTATGAGAGCGTTCGCCGCACGATCGAAAGCAACGGCATCGAATCCCTGATCGTGATCGGCGGCGACGGCACGCTTCGCACGGCCCTGAAGCTTTCCGAAGAAGGTCTCTCGGTAGTCGGCGTCCCGAAGACGATCGACAACGACATCGCGGCAACGGACTACACATTCGGCTTCGATACCGCCCTGAGCATCGCCACCGAGGCGGTGGACCGGATCGCCACGACTGCGGAGTCACACAACCGGATCATGCTCGTCGAGGTGATGGGCAGGACCAAGGGATGGATAGCCACTTACGCGGCGATAGCCGGTGGCGCCGATGGGCTCCTCATTCCGGAGGTGCCGTACGACCTGGATGACATCGCCGCAGCCCTCAAGCGGCGCCACCGGCAGGGCCGGACCTACTCGGTGGTTGTAGTGGCCGAAGGCGTCGCACCTCCGGACGGCGTGTCGGTCGACCATCCCGTCGACGCATTCGGTTTCGAGCGGCTCGGCGGAGTCGCCTATCAGATCGCGCCCGAACTGGAATCGCGGACCGGTTTCGAGACACGCGTCACAGTGCTCGGCCACTTGCAGCGGGGCGGAACTCCCACAGCTTTCGACCGGGTGCTCGGCACGCGGTTCGGGGCAGCAGCAGTCGATCTGGCGCTGGCCGGCCAAAGCCGGGTCATGGTGGCCGTACGGGCCGACGAGATGGTCTCGGTTCCGTTGACCGAAGCCTGCGAGTCAGTCAGGGGGGTCGATGAGGACCTCTACGGACTGGCAGCCACGTTCTTCAGCTGA
- a CDS encoding ArsA-related P-loop ATPase produces MTRAILVTGAGGVGKTTLSAAIAVRSARSGRRTLALTVDPARRLADALGVGTLGAVPTANPELDLLWGAMLDAEHSWDAVARRHADPEVAERLVSSEFFRVAARHFPASQSYAASERMADHLESDEWDVVVVDTPPAAGGIEFFTAPAETRDLVGGRLIRWITGGILPGRRSLFRIAGRPALRMASTVLGSDLLERVAEFLFDLRTTHDSLSRRAAAIERHFREASTLVVTTSDPTPMREAERFFRYLPKVASPPELVLFNRSLPEAWRVASPPADTPPVLADNLRKWSAEAARQAVRREEFALRYGTPVATVPWQPESPTDLHALEDLLTQAEGLEVLRF; encoded by the coding sequence GTGACGAGAGCGATCCTGGTGACGGGAGCGGGAGGCGTTGGTAAGACAACCCTCTCGGCTGCCATCGCGGTTCGTTCTGCCCGGTCCGGACGGCGCACCCTCGCCCTCACCGTCGACCCGGCCCGCAGGCTGGCCGATGCGCTCGGAGTCGGCACGCTCGGTGCCGTTCCGACCGCCAACCCCGAACTCGACCTCCTGTGGGGGGCGATGCTCGACGCCGAACACTCATGGGATGCAGTGGCCCGGCGTCATGCCGACCCGGAGGTTGCCGAACGGTTGGTGTCGTCCGAGTTCTTTCGGGTGGCGGCCAGGCACTTCCCGGCCAGCCAGTCCTATGCCGCCTCCGAGCGCATGGCCGACCATCTCGAGAGCGATGAATGGGACGTCGTGGTGGTCGACACGCCTCCGGCTGCCGGCGGCATCGAGTTCTTCACCGCTCCGGCCGAGACCCGGGACCTCGTAGGAGGACGTCTGATCCGCTGGATCACAGGAGGAATCCTCCCTGGTCGGCGCAGCCTCTTCCGGATCGCCGGCCGACCTGCATTGCGAATGGCAAGCACTGTTCTCGGCTCCGACCTCCTCGAACGCGTCGCCGAGTTCCTCTTCGACCTGCGGACCACGCACGACAGCCTGTCCCGCCGTGCGGCCGCCATCGAACGGCATTTCAGAGAGGCTTCGACTCTGGTCGTGACCACCTCAGACCCGACGCCGATGCGGGAGGCCGAGCGGTTCTTCCGCTACCTCCCGAAGGTCGCCAGCCCTCCCGAACTCGTCCTCTTCAATCGATCTCTGCCCGAGGCGTGGCGGGTTGCGAGCCCGCCGGCGGACACTCCGCCGGTTCTGGCGGACAACCTCCGCAAATGGTCGGCGGAAGCCGCCCGGCAGGCCGTGCGACGGGAAGAGTTCGCGCTTCGCTACGGCACACCGGTGGCGACGGTGCCGTGGCAGCCGGAGAGCCCCACCGACCTCCATGCGCTGGAGGATCTGCTCACACAGGCGGAGGGGCTCGAGGTACTCAGGTTCTGA